A window of Miscanthus floridulus cultivar M001 chromosome 12, ASM1932011v1, whole genome shotgun sequence genomic DNA:
CTTCACTGCACACAGCCCCAgtttcctcttcttctttttgtagtATGGATGCATTCATATGCTAGTAAAATATTATCTATAACCAATCTCCCTAGAACAAATGCACTTTGGTGGTGGCTAATAATATCTGGTAGAATAACTTTGAGCCTACTTGATAATACCTTAGAGATTACCTTATAGACCACATTGCATAAAGAAATAGGCTGGAACTGAGCAATTCTATCTAGATTATCCACCTTCAGGATCATGACTATGGTAGTATCATTCCACCCCTCCGAGATAGTTGCATTGTTAACAGCATGTAGCACTTAATCAATCAAATCATCTCCCAACATATTCCAGAATCGCTTAAAGAAGATAGCGTGCAAGCCATAAGGGCCAAGCGCTTTAAGATCACCAATACTAAATAGAGCTTTCTTCACCTCCTCTCTTGAAAAGGGGGCCAAGAGTATCTGATTCATATCAAAAGTGACCCTGCGGTTAACATCCTCCAACACTCCATGATCTACCTCCTACACTTCTGATGTAAACAGATTAGCAAAATAATCCCTGACCATCACATTCATCTCTCCAATATCCTCATGTCTTAATCCTTGGTCATCTACTAGCCCCTTGACCAAGTTCCTTCGTCTCCGGGCTGACACATATTGATGGAAGAAACTAGTGTTAAGATCCCCATGCTTAAGCCAATTAGCTCTAGCTCTTTGGACCCAAATAATTTCTTCCTGCTAAAGTAGCAACTCCAGTCGTAGGAGTATCTCCTTTTGGGCCGCTATGGATTCATCCATCAAAGGTCCACGCCTCAAAATTTCTAGCTCCCTTTTCAATTTCTTCATGCATTGGGCTGGTTTCTTCAGGACTTCGTGATCCCATACATGCATATCCTCATGCACAGCATTGACCTTTGTCATCAGCTTAGGGCCATGCCCTAGTGCTGATGCACATGCCCACGCTGTCTATACAATCTCCTCCACCGTCTCCTCCTTCAACCATCTTGCTTCAAATCTCCTTGGCCCCTCCCTACGCGGGAATTGCCCAATTACTCCGGACGTATTGACAATGATAGGACGATGATCAGACTTCACCATCTCTCCATTCACTAGCTGAGCATTTGGGAATAAAATATTCCACTGTGTATTAGCCACTCCCCGATCCAGCCGCTCTCTTATCCTTCCCCTCTGCCAAGTGAACACATCGCCCGAGTAATCAATGTCAGTTAGCTCGCAGTCCATGAGGGTGGTTTAGAAAGCTTGCAGCTGAGGTTGCGATCTAACTCGGCCCCCTTCCTTCTCATGATGAAATAAGATCTCGTTGAAATCCCCAAGAGCAAACCAAGGGAGGGACAAGCTACCATGTAGAGATCGCAACGCCTCCCATGTCAAGTTCTTGTGCTCCCATCTCGGTTCTCCATAAATCCTCGTCAATCTCCACTCCTCATCCCCCTAATTACCACATCTATGAAATATTGTGAAACACTTTGGCATTGAATAACAACCTCCTTCTTTCATACCATAAGCAAACCCCCACTCCGACCATCACTTTTGTGGATGATGACGTGGTCATAACTCAGCCTTCCTTTCAAATTCTCTGCCTTCACTTTACCCAGATGTGTCTCAGACAGAAAAAACACGTCCGGTTTCTCCTGCTTCTAGATTTTTAGAAGCACACGAACTGCCCGGGCACTAGAAAGGCCCTAGCAGTTCCAAGCGAAGATTTTCATTGTGCTCGGTCACTCTCCTCGAAGGAGAGCGCCGATCTAGTATTTGTTTTTGTTACAtcatcctcctcccctcctccattctttTGTGGCCTCTTCTTCTCTTGTTCCTTGACAGGAATTATAGAAGCACCCTTCTAGGATGGATGCTCCAGAAGGTTGACCTGCTCCATCTCCATCTGTTCCCTCCCTCTTCCTGGACAGTAAATTATCAGGATCTTCATCATCTCCCAAAGAAGTGTCCATATCTTCTACTTCATCATCAACACCATCACCTcgtcctccacctcttcctcacCCTCTACCACGTCCTCTATCGACGCCTCCACATGGCTCACCCCTCCCTGACACCACTGGCAGGAAGGGGACTAACAACCAATCTCCCCATTCACAGCTTTCTTTGCTATGGATCCCATCTCCACATTCAGTGACTTCATGCCCCATACATCCACAGAAATAGCAAAAAGCCGGTAACTTTTCATATTACACTAAATATTTCATCCTTTCCTTGAGCGTGATTGGCACCACGCGCACCAAAGGTTTCTTGAGATCCAGCCAAACCCTAGCACGCAGGTATTGCGTAGAATTGATCATGCCCTCATTCACCACTACCGTGATGGGATCCCCAACCTTCTTTGCTACTTTCTCTACCAACTCCCTCTTCTTCATGAGACCCTCCGGGACCCCTTGAATTCTAGCCCAGACTGGAATCTTGTCCAACTTGTATGCGAGAACATTAGAGAACCCGTCATATTCTTCCATCATGATAGCTGCACCTCTAAAAAGCCATGGACTTCCTTCCATCACCCTCGACCAATCTCCAAGACAATGAAGTTGTATGAGGAACAAATTCGGACCCAACGCCTTGAACGTCACCCCTTTTGTTGTAGCCCAAGCGTTTCTTAGGGCGCCAAACAGCGCAGCATGACTGAAAGGGCTTTACCGTGTGAACCCTAAACAGGGCTAGCCAACGAACATCCTTCACAAGCTCTTCGAATTCACCAGAGAAGTtgagatcctcctcctcttccccttGAGCTTCAGGCCCTCTAGGCGTTCCTCCAAACTAGTAGTCTTTTCCTCCTCATCCGTTGGCAACCCCTTCCCCTTCTCCTTTGTAGACTGATCCGCCATGCAGGGACGCCGGTGGCACTCAGACTCCTTACGAAGGAGAGCGCAGCACGGGCGTAATCTTTGGGTGGAGAGATCACGTCGATCTCAGCACTTTTTAGGTGGACTCTGACGCCACCGTCGGAGGAGAAAGAAACCCTAATTTTAGGGGACTCCGAGACTTAATCAACTCATGTTTTTAATTCGTGCTCTTGTTAGATGCGGCTATAAGTGTATTAATCTTTATAGATAAGAGTTTCATCAACAAAATATTTTGTTAATCTAAGCAGCCGGGCCCACTTCCTCAAGTCATGGGCTATTTTCTGCACAAATGGACCGACTGCATCCTTCGGTGACGGCCGAATTTTGAATGCACGCCACCAAAAGGAGTTGGAAACGCTGACTCAGTACtggaaaaaaaaatcattgaaCAACATATTAAAGTGAAATAacgacaaaagaaaataaaaaaaaatgatgTTCACAGCGGAGAGGAGAGCCTGGGCCAGGCGACCCTTTTTAATAGCCGACCTCAACGTCCAGAGGAACCCCTTGTTGCAGCGCGAGTGCAGCACAGCAGGCACAGGGAAAGGGACAACCACGAGCGCCTAAGATCCCGTCCTCCACGTCGAGATCTTTGCCGAGGCGGTGACCGTCGGGGGATCGCCATGGCGCTGAGGGCGTCCCCCGTGTCGCATGGCGCCGCGgcagcgccgctgccgccgttcgcgaggaggaggatggcccgtggggtggtggtggccatggcgtCCACCATCAACAGGTGAGCACAGCGGATCCCTCGCCTCTCGCTGTCTTCCTCACCgtgggatgctttccttcgcgGAAATGTGTTGGTTCTTGGGAGCCACGATCTTTGGGGTAAGTGAGATTCGCGATCTGCAGTCACTTGGCCCGGTGGATCGAAGCAAATCACTGGTGAAAATTCCACCTTTGCTATTGATTCGTGATCTGGACAGGGCAGAGATGCCACCTTGCGGTCTTTTTTTCACCTCCCCCTATCGTTCTTATCGAGATCCAGGATATTGGAAAGATTTGTGCCTGGGTTTTGGTCTTCATATAGCAGTCGATTTTCCGTTTCTGCTTGTGATCTGGACCGGTTGTTAGTGATCCGCCCTTGGTTTCGTGATCTGAGCTGCTTTGCGGCGGTATTGGTACCATGCAGAAAGTAGTTGGCTGTTGATGTCTCAACTTGTTCAAATCTGCTGATGGCGATTGAGTTGTCGTGAACTTAAGAAACGATTGGTTTACATTCTTTCTAATGTTACATCTGAATTTATCAATTAAACAACTGGATTTTGTCACACTCTGTTGGATTTGGATGACAATAAATGTGTTATTTTAGAGGGCTATGCAGTAAGAATTTGTCCAACTTTAATGCAATCATAACAGAGCTTAAGTTTTCTGCACGAAATTAGGATCCATATCAAGAACACTTCTGAAACATACCTGATTATAAATTGTCAAACTGCTGCTTTTGGTACTATGAAATAGTAAGAAAGCAGTCACTACTTGCCATCAAACGTGAGAAGCGGTTAATAAACTGATGATGAATTGATAAAGATGTATTGTTAATTGTGAagtgccaaaaaaatttcacatGAATTTGCAGTGTGTTGGTTGTGCTTTAGTTTATCAAACATTGCACTTGGTACCCCTATCTAAATGTAGTATATGTTGCAATTTTAACATTAGCACTTAAACCCACCCCCTTAGATAATACCCATGTTTGGAAAATTCCAGTAATGATTATTGTGTCAGATGCTTGCCCTGTTTAGGGTAAATTGTGAAATCCTAAGACAAACTATCTATGCAAAGATCAGAAGCCCTTCCTACCATTTGTAAATAAGATGTTTCGCTTTGCCCCATGTGGCTTATGAATTGCTAAAGAGATTTCTTGGTTACTGTAATTTTTTTGCACGAAATATGTGGAAATTTCCAGTCCAGAGGTTGTGGTTGATAGTTTGTTCACAATTTTCTGCAAGAAACATGTGAAATTTTCCACTCTAGAGGTTTTCTGCTATGTAGTTTGTTCTCTAAGTTTTCTGCAAGAAACATGTGGAAATTTACATCCTTAAGAATTAAGATTTGGTGGTAGATAGTTTGTTGTGAGTTGCACATATTTCGTTCTGTTTTATCTGTTATGAATGGATCACCTTGCCAACTACTTTCTTTACTGTGCAATGTTCCTTTTCCATTTTTCTGATTACTTTGCTTTTACTAGGGTCAAAACTGTCAAAGAACCCTATACTCCTCCACGAGAGGTACATCGCCAAATTACCCATTCACTACCACCTCAAAAGCGGGAGATTTTCGATTCACTTCAACCTTGGGCCAAGGATAACCTATTGAACCTACTGAAGCCAGTTGAAAAGTTATGGCAGCCACAGGACTTCCTACCAGAGCCTTCTTCTGATGGGTTTTATGATGAAGTTAAAGAACTGAGGGAGCGGGCAAATGAAATACCTGATGAGTACTTTGTTTGCTTAGTTGGTGATATGGTTACCGAGGAAGCCTTACCTACCTATCAAACAATGCTTAACACCCTTGATGGAGTCCGCGATGAAACTGGTGCAAGTCCAACCACGTGGGCGGTTTGGACAAGGGCATGGACAGCTGAAGAGAACAGACATGGTGACCTCCTTAATAAGTACATGTACCTTACTGGACGGGTTGACATGAAACAAATTGAGAAGACCATACAGTATCTTATTGGTTCCGGAATGGTAAGCAGTTAAGCACTACCGATATCTGTCTTTCCCTTTCCTTCCATTTATAACTTTCATTGAATCATGAAATCATTGGCAACAAATGTTGTATAGTAACATGTTGAAGAATTGGATAAATGGGGAAAAAAATATGATGTGGAGTGAGCTATTTTGGATAACTTGTTGAACATAGCCATAAGTgtaatttctattttcatttcttATGCAGGATCCTGGAACTGAGAACAACCCATACTTGGGTTTCCTTTACACATCATTTCAAGAAAGAGCAACATTTGTATCGCATGGGAATACTGCAAGGCATGCCAAGGAGTATGGTGATCTCAAGCTGGCCCAGATATGTGGTACAATAGCAGCTGATGAAAAGCGCCATGAAACAGCCTACACCAAGATAGTCGAGAAACTCTTCGAGATTGATCCTGATTACACAGTGCTTGCATTTGCTGacatgatgaggaagaagatcaCAATGCCTGCTCATCTCATGTACGATGGCAAGGATGACAACCTGTTTGAGCACTTCAGTGCAGTGGCGCAGAGGCTGGGCGTCTACACTGCTAAAGATTATGCTGACATCCTTGAGTTCTTGGTCCAGAGGTGGAAAGTTGCAGATCTCACTGGGCTGTctggagaagggagaagggcgcaGGATTTCGTCTGTACCTTGGCACCGAGAATCAGGCGGTTGGATGAAAGAGCTCAAGCAAGGGCGAAGCAAGCACCAGTTATTCCTTTCAGTTGGATTTATGACCGCAAGGTGCAGCTTTAATCAAGAACACTAGGCAATGTGGGCACTTACCATATCATTTTCAGCCCTGGGGTTCTCTATAAGAAACAGTCTCTAGGTTATCTAGCAGGGTAGAATTCAACTACTTATGGATCTCACTCGCGCAAAGTATGCTATCTGTTATTGTGCAAGTTGCAAAGTTTGGATTGCTATGTGGGCCTGGTGGAGAAGACTTCTGTGGGGTGCCTGCTGCCAGTTATGAATGGTGACTCCATTGCAACTGAGTGAATTTATGTTGTATTGAATATGTTACAGGACTTATAGTTTCAAAGTAATAATATGGAGTTTGTATATGGACAAGCTTGCTTTGATGCATGATGAGAATCTAAAGTTAGTATTTTTTGTGTTGGTTTCTGACAATGTGTGTGTTTCACTGTGCTTGCCCAAATTGACTCTGAAATGTCTTTAACCAGGTTTGGTTGCCTGCGCAAGCTGAGCTATGCATGATTATCTGCCATCCGTGTTTGGCTGGTTGTACAAGTGCTGTTGTAGTCACCAAGTTCTAGGTGTAGGTGAAGTTGTTATCCTCTAGTTTTGATGTTCTCTTCCATTTTATATCCATTTTTTAAGTCAGGGGAACCCATTGTTGTACAACCTAATATTATTCGACGAATAATACTGCCACTATGTTGGGCAAGGTCATTCAGCCCAAATTCACTGTGAGCATACCTTGTGGATTAGGTCTTAGTAGTGGAACCTACATGCCAAGAATCAGAAGTTTATCTCATGACGGTTCCCACCATATTTGCAGATGAAGCGCATTGCAGCCTGACATGACATGCGGATCACGTATGAAGTGCATCTTGACCTACATTGCAGCGAGAACCGAAGTGTAAACACCAGTACATTTTTTTGCAATGGAAATGATAATTTGTACTCATATGCAACGGAAATGAGAGTTTGTATTCTCGTATTACATACCGCCTTTTCATCCCCGGCTGAAACATTCATTATAATGTCTAATAAGTCTGCTTTGTCACACAAATACCGAACCGTGCTGTTGTTCTGCAGTGCCTGTCCAGCGCAGAATGACGGCGCGTTGTGAGGGACTGGATCGACGATTCGACGAGGATCCGATCCACTGCCAGCTGCCTGCTACGGAGCCCATTAGAAGTTGTTCATCTCTACGTACTAGCGAAACCTGGAATTGGGGTCCGTTTTCACTTCGCAAGCTTGTATAACGGGTTAATGGCGAGGCATGTGCAGGCAACCAAACAGAGCGGCTTGCATTATGCCTGTACAGGACCTTTTACATCCAACCAAACCCAATAGTTCAAACAAACCAATTCCTTGCACGTATACTTCGTCAATAATATTCAAGTTCCTAAACGATGCAAAAAAAACATGACGGCAAGAGATGAAAAGGATGGCAAGTCTATATTAACCATGCACGCACTGGTCAAATTTGCTATGGTTCAAACTTGGAGGAACATATGAACTGACCAACAAAAGCTTCGTAAGATTTTATTTTCTGCCAATGTGCCTGACACTCAACAATCAGCCCTAGATGCGTAAAAATGACCAGTGAAAGAGTCGCTTCTGTACAAAGTGTGAAAGTGAAACATTGATCGACAAGCCAGCAGAGGCTGCCTATACTTTATCCCCCAAAGCTGTTCCTGCCAATAGCTTGATCCTAACAAGACCGCAGCTCTCGAATGAGAATCTCTTCAACAGCATCCACAAACTTTACAAGATGTTGGCGAATCTGCAGCTCCAATTCATTGGCCAGTTCCTAGCACCCATAAGGACCCAAGCATTAGTAGTAGTTTTTACCCTTTTCATTCAAAAAAGTGCAAAAATGCATTAATGCAGCATGTACGCCTCCATTGGTCGACCCACAGCAGTAAAGCATCCATGCCATTAGAGGATGGATGATATGATGCACCAGTGGCCGCGACTCCACGGCGGCGCCCAGTCCGCCGCCGTGCCATCACCCCCACAGCCCCCCGCCGCCCAGACGCCCGCATCAAAGTCGCCGCCCTGCCTGGGGTCCCATGCCGCCCCAATCCCAGCCGCTCACCGGCCCTGGCGccccagcgcgtccgcgcctggaGGCCGTCCTCGTCGGCTCGCTCGAGCTCAGTTTCGAGGACGCCTCGGCCGCCCCGCCTCCTTCCTCAGCTTTGAGGAAGGTGCGCTTCTCCTTTACTCCTCCCCCAACCACCAGCGCCACTAATGCCGTCCTACCCACTCAGCCAAAGAAATCCTGCCTCAAATCCACGAGCGTCCTTGACAAGGTGCGCGCTTCCACCAGCAGTAATGGTGCCGCGAGTTCTTGAGGCCGCGGCGACAAGACGGAGCATGCCGGCGACGCCCTCTCTCAGGAGGCCGCATCGGCGCGTGCAGAGGAAGGGCATTCAATCCGCCCCCCTCTTGTTGCTTCCCGAGATGAGCGCAAGCTGGACGCGTATTCAAGTGCCGCGGCTGTCGCGCCGCGCGGAGCAGAGTAAGAAGAGTGGACGCCAGTGTGACCGAAGTACCGGTGGCGCAACGCCGAATTCAAGCCACCTGCGCCTTCATGCCGCCCAACCACCAGGGTCACTTCACCCCACTACTTCACCATTGAGAGCCTCCGCGAGCGCCTGCGAGGTAAGTGCTTCCGCTGCCATGCCCAGGGACACTCTGCCTCCTCCTGCAGGGACCCGGTGAGATGTCTCCTCTGCAAAGCCTGGGGCGGCCTCATCATGATCAATGCGCCCTATGTAACGGACCTTTGGAAACAAGCCTTCATCTATCACTCCTTTGCCCTTTCGCCAAGGTGGTATGGAGTCAGATTCTTTCATGGAGCACTTTGATGTACAGTTGATCCACCCAActcaagacccacatcacctgaAGTCATGGTGGGACGGGGCAGCAGCCAAGATAGCGAAAGAAGAAAAAAGGCGCTTCAACGGAATGGTGATCTACACGTTGTGGAACAATATGGAAGGAAAGGAATAGGAGAATTTTTAACAACACCCATGAGTCGGCTATGCAGGTGGCTTTAAGGGTAAAAGAGGATatcgagcaaagaaagagggctTTAGCTTGGGGAGGGGGCAATATCACGACACAAATTCTGTAATCTTTTTGGGGGTCATGCCCCTTTTTGCTCTGTACATAAACCTCTTTTCCCTCTCTCAATTGaagggcagagctcctgccattatgttaaaaaaaaagatatgatGCACCAGTCTGAGTGCTGCCAAAACATTCAAATTTTCTATTTAGTAACTATGATGAGCCGAGATGCTCTACTACCTCATTCCAGAAGGCTGTTTAATACCAATACATCTTCTATGTTCTATGTTCATGCTAACCCATACAAACACTTTAGCTTCAAATTTCATGCCAGACAGTCAGTTGGGAAAAATAGGTTCAGCAGTCAGCAGAAATTTTGGTGGTATGATCACCATAGAACTTTTACCCCCGAATTGCAACAGATTATGAGGTCTGTCCAACGGCTAACATATTTCCATCCTAACAGATGTTAATGTAGGTCTACTGCCAATTCGAATAAAttggtactccctccgttccaaattataagtcgctttgactttttcgggtcatccattttgctatgtatctagacatattattatatctagatgcatagcaaaatggatgtaccaaaaaaatcaaagcgacttataatttggaatggagggagtatttcagAAAGAATTTCTACCACTTCAGAGGGATTTAAAACACATTCTTGCATGCAATGTGCAATGAGTATAGGCATTGGTCCCAGACCAGCAGCAACCACTTTTACCTTGGTCTTGGAAAGCAGAGTTGAAGCAATATTTGTCGGACGGTCCCCTGAATTGCGGATTGAAATTAACTTCAGACCATAGGAACAAAGAGGCCAATCTGAAGATATCTTGATGGAGACATCGATCCCACGATCTAGGTGAGCAACAATCATCTCCTCTTTGTTAAAGTACTCAAAGAATGCCTGAGAAAAAGAATGAAGTTTCTCCAAAAAGTTAAGTTGAATACTAGGAGCTGGTTTAGGATCAATGCTCTCCACCTAGGATTAGGTCAAGCTTCACTAGACTAGTCTAGCATCAACATTGTCACGTGCAATTGTTATGTAAGTAAAGATTAAGTTTATGATTGTACAATAATGCTGAGATAACTGATTTTAAGATGTAAAGGGATAAAAGGACTGAACAAATACATGGAAAATTTAGGAAAATTTAGGTTATTCATGAGTCAAAATGTTTTTTTCGACATACACTACTGTTTTTCAATTATAGTGTGATGCCTACTGATTTGAACGCTATGAGCCCTAACACCATCCATTCAAGCCATTGACTGACAAAATAACCTAAATATCCCTCATGTCTATACGCCTTCCCCTTCTCTCTAATTTACTGCCAGGAGCCCAGGACAGGACCCAGCTCTTCTCTCCCTTATGGTACTTCTTCCTCCTTCAGACCTCTTTCGCTTCCCATTCTCTGTTCTCTCCTGAACTCTGCAGGCCGTTTTCCTCCCCACTTTTATGCTTGGCGGCTGTCAGCAGTGCCAGAGACTTCATGATCCCATGCAGCACTTCAGCATCGATTATGCACTGCAAGAAGGGGGCTCTGGCTGTGGCTGAGATACTGTCCTTGACCTCTGTGCTATGGTTCCGGGCAGGTGGAACCTTGGTGGGATAAATCACTCAGGCCTAGGGGTGCTTGACCACATTAGGGAGCAAAGTGGGGGTTATTTAGGCACTTTGAATGACCACATCAGCATTCAGCAGAGCAGTCACGGTGACAAACAGAACAAGACAGTGATGTAAAGAACAAAAGGCTGCTCCCATAATAATTACTGATAAACAACAGAAGGCAAGGTTAGATAGTACAAAATTCAAGGAACAAGTTTAGAGAGCATGGTTCCCTTGCAGTTAACAGCTTAAACAACAGTTATATATTCACAACGTCCTAATAAAATATTGCAAACTTTTAAGAACAGTTTGATATAAAGATATTCCTAACTAATTATACTACAATGTTAGCATATGGACAATCACATCACCTCGAACTATTAGCATCATTCACCAATGATCGTCTCAAAGCATTGATTATAGACTGGTGTTGACATTGCTGAATAAGCCATCGCAAGGTTGGATAAGAAACGGCCTCTCTACAAAAACAGGCAAACACTTTTTTTTAGTACGAACACATAATGGAAGAAAGAACACAGAGTAGTAGAAACGTAGAATAACACTGTACAATCATTTTTTCTGACTTACATCTAAAAGAAACATGAGGAAAAGGAAATAACATTGAATCTGTGCATAAAATAAGTTCTATGTCATCAACAGGAAAGCATGATATAAGAACTCCATACCTGGAGGACTCCATCCTCTCAATCAGTATATCTACAGAAATGTCATCAGGAATGATCTGAAAATCCCAAAAGATAAATAAGATATATGCAACAAAATGCCTTATAATTTAAAGGTGGAAAACAATGCCATAGTAATAATAAAGCCAAAACATTGAGACAATCATCATGAAATAAAGTTTGCTATAAGAGCACCTGTACTTTCTTTGGTTCCATAATTCTTTTATCAATTTCTATCAGCAGCTCATGGTCTGAAATAAACGAATCAACAGGACAATTAAATTTCTGTCCATAAATTTCACAGTCTGAGGTCAATATTGGCGCCTTCAAGAACATCCTGAGACAGTTGTCTTTAAAGTCTAAGACCTTCGCTCCAAATG
This region includes:
- the LOC136496718 gene encoding stearoyl-[acyl-carrier-protein] 9-desaturase 5, chloroplastic-like → MALRASPVSHGAAAAPLPPFARRRMARGVVVAMASTINRVKTVKEPYTPPREVHRQITHSLPPQKREIFDSLQPWAKDNLLNLLKPVEKLWQPQDFLPEPSSDGFYDEVKELRERANEIPDEYFVCLVGDMVTEEALPTYQTMLNTLDGVRDETGASPTTWAVWTRAWTAEENRHGDLLNKYMYLTGRVDMKQIEKTIQYLIGSGMDPGTENNPYLGFLYTSFQERATFVSHGNTARHAKEYGDLKLAQICGTIAADEKRHETAYTKIVEKLFEIDPDYTVLAFADMMRKKITMPAHLMYDGKDDNLFEHFSAVAQRLGVYTAKDYADILEFLVQRWKVADLTGLSGEGRRAQDFVCTLAPRIRRLDERAQARAKQAPVIPFSWIYDRKVQL